In Tsuneonella amylolytica, one genomic interval encodes:
- the arsC gene encoding arsenate reductase (glutaredoxin) (This arsenate reductase requires both glutathione and glutaredoxin to convert arsenate to arsenite, after which the efflux transporter formed by ArsA and ArsB can extrude the arsenite from the cell, providing resistance.), with product MSVTIYHNPACGTSRNTLALIRATGIEPEVIHYLESPPSREELASLIQHMGIGPRDLIREKGTPYAELGLGEPSLTDDQLIDAMMEHPILINRPIVVGPKGARLCRPSEEVLSVLDRTLDADFVREDGEVVPANG from the coding sequence ATGAGCGTTACCATCTACCACAACCCGGCATGTGGGACGTCGCGCAACACCTTGGCGCTGATCCGCGCAACAGGGATCGAGCCCGAAGTGATCCACTATTTGGAGAGCCCGCCAAGCCGGGAAGAACTGGCCTCGCTCATCCAGCACATGGGCATCGGCCCACGCGATCTCATCCGCGAAAAGGGCACGCCTTACGCGGAGCTTGGGCTTGGGGAGCCGTCGCTCACGGACGACCAACTCATCGACGCGATGATGGAGCATCCGATCCTGATCAATCGCCCGATTGTGGTGGGGCCGAAGGGCGCAAGGCTCTGCCGCCCGTCCGAAGAGGTGCTGTCGGTCCTCGACCGGACTCTTGACGCCGATTTCGTGAGGGAAGACGGCGAGGTTGTGCCCGCCAATGGCTGA